A window of the Bacteroides thetaiotaomicron VPI-5482 genome harbors these coding sequences:
- a CDS encoding Dps family protein: MKTLEFIKLNESGANNVVASLQQLLADFQVYYTNLRGFHWNIKGHDFFVLHSQFEKMYDDTAEKVDEIAERILMLGGTPANKFSDYLKVANINEVDKVSNGEQALDNILQSISYLIGEERKILSIASQAGDEVTVSMMSDYLKEQEKLVWMLTAYNSK, from the coding sequence ATGAAAACTTTAGAATTTATCAAATTGAACGAATCGGGAGCAAACAACGTAGTAGCATCTTTGCAACAATTACTGGCAGACTTCCAAGTATATTACACCAACCTCCGCGGTTTCCACTGGAATATCAAAGGGCATGACTTCTTCGTACTTCACAGCCAATTCGAAAAGATGTATGATGACACTGCCGAAAAAGTGGACGAAATCGCAGAACGTATCCTGATGCTGGGCGGTACTCCTGCCAACAAATTCAGTGATTATCTGAAAGTAGCCAATATTAACGAAGTGGATAAGGTAAGCAACGGAGAACAGGCACTGGATAACATACTACAGTCTATCAGTTATCTGATCGGTGAAGAACGCAAGATTCTGTCTATCGCTTCACAAGCCGGAGATGAAGTAACCGTTTCGATGATGAGCGATTATCTGAAAGAACAGGAAAAGCTGGTTTGGATGTTGACGGCTTATAACAGCAAGTAA
- a CDS encoding hydrogen peroxide-inducible genes activator yields MTIQQLEYILAVDQFRHFARAAEYCRVTQPTLSAMIQKLEDELGVKLFDRTVQPVCPTAIGEKIIDQARVILAQTAQVKEIISEEKQSLAGVFHLGVLPTIAPYLLPRFFPQLMEKYPELDIRVTEMKTQNIQQALHAGDIDAAIIASKLEDTFLKEETLFYETFFGYVSCKEPLFKHDVIRTSDITGERLWLLDEGHCFRDQLVRFCQMETVKVNQMAYHLGSMETFMRMVESGKGITFIPELAVSQLNEEQKKLVRPFAIPRPTRQIVLATNRDFIRHSLLNVLKEEILAAVPKEMQSLQSIQYLL; encoded by the coding sequence ATGACAATACAACAATTAGAATATATATTGGCGGTTGATCAGTTCCGTCATTTTGCCAGAGCGGCGGAATATTGCCGCGTGACGCAGCCCACGCTGAGTGCTATGATCCAGAAACTGGAAGATGAGCTGGGAGTGAAGTTGTTTGACCGTACGGTGCAGCCGGTCTGTCCCACAGCGATTGGAGAAAAGATCATTGATCAGGCACGTGTCATTCTGGCACAGACAGCGCAGGTGAAAGAAATAATCAGTGAAGAGAAACAGTCACTGGCAGGCGTGTTCCATTTGGGGGTATTGCCTACCATAGCACCTTATTTACTTCCCCGCTTCTTCCCCCAACTGATGGAAAAGTATCCGGAACTGGATATACGTGTCACAGAAATGAAAACACAGAATATCCAGCAGGCATTGCATGCCGGAGATATTGATGCCGCAATTATAGCCAGCAAATTGGAAGACACTTTCCTGAAAGAAGAAACACTTTTCTATGAAACATTCTTCGGATATGTATCCTGCAAAGAACCTCTGTTCAAGCACGACGTGATACGCACTTCCGATATAACGGGCGAACGTCTCTGGTTATTGGACGAAGGGCATTGCTTCCGTGACCAGCTTGTACGTTTCTGCCAGATGGAAACGGTCAAAGTCAATCAGATGGCCTACCATCTGGGAAGTATGGAAACCTTTATGCGTATGGTAGAAAGCGGAAAAGGAATCACCTTCATTCCCGAACTGGCTGTTTCGCAACTGAACGAAGAACAAAAGAAACTGGTACGTCCGTTTGCCATTCCCCGTCCTACACGGCAGATAGTGCTTGCGACCAATAGGGATTTTATCCGTCATAGCCTGCTCAATGTACTCAAAGAAGAGATACTGGCAGCAGTACCCAAAGAAATGCAATCCCTGCAATCCATTCAGTACTTGCTGTAA
- a CDS encoding DMT family transporter — protein sequence MKKGLFYAILASVLWAIVNPFIKQGLSYDFSPMNFAGIRFTTVGIILFAYTWHKGMWKEIRQHSKLFLNLILINMFMGYTAFYFGVDFVSGAISSIIMGMTPLINVLLAHLLASNDRLNVHKIISLIVSLIGLLLIVGMGSNGAPLDWKGITGIVLLLLSIIFQGYSAISVSEDKGKINPIFLNAVQMFFGGLLIYMIGLGTEGYHSFIGKPAGFYISLSILVFISVFAFSFWFIALQSKGAKVSDINMCRLINPILGAILSWIMLPGEYPTFSTVAGMIIIVSSLIIYFKGAEIGRWLKRHTAGSSTQE from the coding sequence ATGAAAAAAGGACTTTTTTATGCTATACTGGCCTCTGTATTATGGGCTATCGTCAATCCGTTTATCAAGCAGGGGCTGAGTTACGACTTTTCGCCGATGAACTTTGCAGGAATCCGCTTTACCACTGTAGGTATCATTCTTTTTGCTTATACCTGGCATAAGGGAATGTGGAAAGAAATACGCCAACACAGCAAACTGTTTCTGAATCTGATCCTGATCAATATGTTTATGGGGTACACGGCTTTCTATTTCGGAGTCGATTTCGTCAGCGGGGCTATCTCTTCTATCATTATGGGAATGACACCTCTGATCAATGTACTGCTAGCCCATCTGCTGGCCAGCAATGACCGGCTGAATGTGCACAAGATTATCAGCCTTATTGTCAGCCTCATCGGTTTGCTGCTTATCGTAGGCATGGGCAGCAATGGCGCTCCGCTGGACTGGAAAGGGATCACGGGAATTGTACTTCTGCTGCTCAGTATCATCTTTCAGGGATATTCCGCGATTTCGGTATCGGAAGATAAAGGCAAGATAAACCCTATTTTCCTGAATGCCGTGCAGATGTTCTTCGGCGGACTGCTCATCTATATGATAGGATTAGGTACGGAAGGGTATCATTCATTTATCGGAAAGCCTGCCGGATTCTATATCAGTCTTTCTATTCTGGTATTTATCTCGGTCTTTGCTTTCAGTTTCTGGTTTATCGCCTTACAGAGTAAAGGAGCCAAAGTGAGTGATATCAATATGTGCAGACTGATCAACCCGATATTGGGCGCCATACTTAGCTGGATCATGCTCCCGGGAGAGTATCCGACATTCAGTACCGTTGCAGGAATGATTATCATAGTCAGCTCCCTCATTATCTATTTTAAGGGAGCTGAAATAGGGCGATGGTTGAAACGCCATACAGCCGGAAGCAGTACGCAGGAATAA
- a CDS encoding MIP family channel protein, whose amino-acid sequence MKKYIAEMIGTMVLVLMGCGSAVFAGSMAGTVGAGVGTVGVALAFGLSVVAMAYAIGGISGCHINPAITLGVFLSGRMNGKDAGMYMLFQVIGAIIGSAILYALVTTGGHDGPTATGSNGFGDGEMLQAFIAEVVFTFIFVLVVLGSTDPKKGAGAFAGLAIGLSLVLVHIVCIPITGTSVNPARSIGPALFQGGEALSQLWLFIVAPFVGAAVSALVWNYFGDKNEKK is encoded by the coding sequence ATGAAAAAATACATTGCAGAAATGATTGGGACGATGGTGCTCGTCCTGATGGGATGTGGAAGTGCTGTTTTTGCCGGCAGTATGGCTGGTACTGTAGGAGCCGGCGTGGGAACGGTCGGCGTTGCTTTGGCATTTGGACTTTCAGTAGTGGCGATGGCGTATGCTATCGGAGGTATTTCGGGATGTCACATCAATCCTGCTATTACGTTAGGAGTATTCCTCTCGGGTCGTATGAATGGAAAAGATGCGGGTATGTATATGCTTTTCCAGGTTATAGGAGCGATTATCGGTTCGGCTATTCTTTATGCCCTGGTGACCACCGGCGGGCATGACGGACCGACGGCTACCGGTTCCAACGGCTTTGGTGACGGCGAGATGCTACAGGCATTCATCGCAGAAGTGGTCTTTACTTTCATTTTTGTATTGGTGGTGCTGGGGTCTACCGATCCGAAGAAAGGGGCGGGAGCTTTCGCAGGCCTTGCCATCGGTCTTTCTCTGGTATTGGTGCATATCGTATGTATCCCTATTACAGGTACTTCCGTCAATCCGGCACGTAGCATCGGTCCGGCATTGTTCCAGGGTGGAGAAGCGTTGTCGCAGTTGTGGCTGTTTATTGTAGCGCCGTTTGTAGGAGCGGCTGTCAGTGCGCTCGTCTGGAATTATTTCGGTGACAAGAATGAAAAGAAATAA
- a CDS encoding NigD-like protein — MKKFKFIAFIIAVMTTMPILQSCLDDDDSSSDSLVISTINLISPDSKDFYFTLDDGKTMFPSNGNGWISDKNKDGQRAFVIFKELEEPVKGYDYNIQVREIKEILTKEIVTMGEGENTEEKIGDDKINSTYMWITQDKKYLTIEFQYYGTHSEDKKHFLNLVINNKEAEPAADDANDEYIDLEFRHNDEGDTADRLGEGYISFKLDKIQDQMKGKKGLRIRVKTLYNGEKFYEVKFPSSN; from the coding sequence ATGAAGAAATTTAAATTCATTGCATTTATTATTGCTGTTATGACCACAATGCCGATACTTCAGTCGTGTCTGGATGATGATGACTCCTCATCCGATTCACTGGTCATCAGCACCATCAATCTGATCAGCCCGGATAGCAAGGATTTCTATTTCACTCTGGATGATGGAAAAACAATGTTCCCGAGCAATGGAAACGGATGGATCAGTGACAAGAATAAAGACGGGCAACGCGCCTTTGTGATATTCAAAGAGCTGGAAGAACCGGTGAAGGGATATGACTATAATATTCAGGTAAGAGAAATAAAAGAGATCCTGACCAAAGAAATCGTGACTATGGGGGAAGGAGAAAATACGGAAGAGAAGATCGGAGACGATAAAATCAATTCTACTTATATGTGGATTACCCAAGACAAGAAATATCTGACAATCGAATTCCAATATTACGGCACGCATAGCGAGGACAAGAAACATTTCCTGAATCTGGTCATCAACAACAAGGAAGCTGAACCCGCTGCCGATGATGCCAACGATGAGTATATCGATCTTGAATTCCGGCATAACGACGAAGGCGACACCGCCGACCGTCTGGGCGAAGGGTATATATCTTTCAAACTGGATAAGATTCAAGATCAGATGAAAGGCAAGAAAGGACTCAGAATACGTGTCAAGACCTTATATAACGGGGAAAAATTCTATGAAGTGAAATTCCCCTCATCTAATTAA
- a CDS encoding RNA polymerase sigma factor, which produces MEEFELSEQCRLGNNRARKELYEHYGGRLLGVCLRYTGDRDTAQDLLHDGFIKIFSSFDKFTWRGEGSLRAWMERVMVNTALQYLRKSDVISQSTPLEEVPEDYEEPDASAVEMIPQAVLMRFIEELPAGYRTVFNLYTFEEKSHKEIAQLLGINEKSSASQLFRAKSVLAKRVKEWIMNNG; this is translated from the coding sequence ATGGAAGAATTTGAGTTGTCGGAACAATGCAGGCTGGGAAATAATCGAGCCCGCAAAGAATTGTATGAGCATTATGGAGGGCGTTTGCTAGGCGTCTGTCTGCGCTATACCGGCGACCGTGATACAGCTCAGGATCTGCTTCACGATGGTTTTATAAAGATATTCAGTTCTTTCGACAAGTTCACCTGGCGGGGTGAAGGCTCACTGCGGGCCTGGATGGAACGAGTGATGGTCAATACCGCTTTACAGTATCTTCGCAAGAGTGATGTAATCAGTCAGTCTACGCCTTTGGAAGAAGTACCCGAAGATTACGAGGAACCCGACGCTTCGGCTGTAGAGATGATTCCGCAAGCGGTATTGATGCGATTTATCGAAGAGTTGCCGGCAGGATACCGTACCGTGTTCAACCTTTACACCTTCGAGGAAAAATCGCATAAGGAAATAGCACAGTTGTTAGGTATTAATGAGAAGTCATCGGCTTCGCAATTATTTCGGGCGAAGAGCGTGTTGGCTAAGAGAGTAAAAGAATGGATAATGAATAACGGATAG
- a CDS encoding outer membrane beta-barrel protein codes for MEEKELWMNKLKEKLGDYSEPLPASGWEQLEKELMPPVERKIYPYRKWTVAAAAVILLALGSSVSLYFLGTPAADEIRHAKTPALASVPDVLPDAQQPDMTGTTIEPVVRPVVKNRIAKAERNIPQPTANIDEPVKKEEQPSELNAQTGDRKEKEEVEPVEETKAIRHKPADTEQPRNKPRRPSSRDKLHIPAEKASSQKGTWSMGLSVGNSGGASTELGSGIPSYMSRVSMVSVSNGLLSIPNDQQLVFEDGVPYLRQANQVVDMEHHQPISFGLSVRKSLAKGFSVETGLTYTLLSSDAKFADSDQKTEQKLHYLGIPLKANWNFLDKKLFTLYVSGGGMIEKCVYGKLGTEKETVKPLQFSVSGAVGAQFNATKRVGIYVEPGVAYFFDDGSDVQTIRKENPFNFNIQAGIRLTY; via the coding sequence ATGGAAGAGAAAGAATTATGGATGAATAAGTTGAAGGAGAAGCTCGGGGATTACTCGGAGCCGCTTCCTGCTTCCGGTTGGGAACAACTGGAAAAAGAACTTATGCCTCCTGTGGAGAGGAAGATATATCCTTATCGTAAATGGACGGTAGCCGCTGCGGCTGTCATTTTATTGGCTTTGGGGTCATCGGTCAGCCTGTATTTCCTCGGGACTCCTGCTGCTGATGAAATTCGTCATGCCAAGACTCCGGCGTTAGCCTCTGTTCCGGATGTTTTGCCGGATGCGCAGCAACCGGATATGACAGGAACAACGATAGAACCGGTAGTGCGTCCGGTAGTGAAGAACCGCATCGCGAAAGCGGAACGGAACATTCCCCAACCAACGGCAAATATCGACGAACCGGTGAAGAAAGAAGAGCAACCTTCGGAGCTGAACGCTCAGACCGGCGACCGGAAAGAAAAAGAAGAAGTGGAACCGGTGGAAGAAACGAAAGCCATCCGGCATAAGCCCGCAGATACGGAACAACCGAGAAATAAGCCACGCCGTCCTTCCAGCAGAGACAAACTGCATATTCCGGCAGAAAAAGCATCTTCGCAGAAAGGCACGTGGTCGATGGGACTTTCGGTAGGTAACTCCGGTGGTGCTTCTACAGAGTTGGGATCGGGCATTCCTTCTTATATGTCCCGTGTGAGCATGGTATCGGTATCAAACGGTCTGCTGAGCATACCCAATGATCAGCAATTGGTCTTTGAAGATGGAGTACCATATTTGCGTCAGGCCAATCAGGTGGTCGATATGGAACACCATCAACCTATCTCCTTCGGATTATCTGTCCGCAAGAGTCTGGCGAAAGGGTTCTCTGTCGAAACAGGATTGACTTACACCTTGCTTTCTTCGGATGCAAAGTTTGCGGACAGCGACCAGAAGACCGAACAGAAACTGCATTATCTGGGTATCCCGTTAAAAGCGAACTGGAACTTCCTTGATAAGAAACTGTTTACTCTTTATGTATCCGGTGGAGGTATGATTGAGAAATGTGTTTATGGTAAGCTGGGCACGGAAAAGGAAACTGTGAAACCTTTGCAATTCTCCGTCTCCGGTGCAGTCGGCGCACAGTTTAATGCCACCAAACGGGTAGGTATATACGTAGAACCCGGTGTTGCTTATTTCTTTGATGATGGTTCTGATGTACAGACCATCCGTAAGGAGAATCCGTTCAACTTCAATATTCAGGCGGGTATCCGACTTACTTATTAG
- a CDS encoding RNA polymerase sigma-70 factor yields the protein MVDSINEKRLLTELKNGSFQAFERLYNMYSGKLYNFIMRISSGNQYMAEEVVQSAFIRVWEVRERVEPESSFISFLCTIAKNLLMNMYQRQTVEYVYNEYLKNTGVDRDSQTEESIDLRFLNEYIDSLAEELPAQRKKIFILSKRQNYTNKEIAEMMGISESTVATQLSLAVKFMREQLMKHYDKIVALLFAFFC from the coding sequence ATGGTGGATTCTATAAATGAAAAACGTTTATTAACCGAATTAAAGAACGGCTCTTTTCAAGCATTTGAAAGATTATATAATATGTATAGCGGTAAGTTATACAACTTCATTATGCGAATTTCTTCCGGCAATCAATATATGGCTGAAGAAGTAGTTCAGTCTGCCTTTATACGTGTTTGGGAAGTACGTGAGCGAGTAGAGCCGGAGTCTTCATTTATTTCTTTTCTTTGTACCATCGCCAAGAATTTATTAATGAATATGTATCAGCGTCAGACTGTAGAGTATGTTTACAATGAATATTTGAAAAATACTGGAGTAGACCGTGACTCCCAGACAGAAGAAAGTATTGACTTGCGATTCTTGAATGAATATATCGATTCTTTGGCTGAAGAATTGCCGGCGCAACGGAAGAAAATCTTTATTCTGAGCAAAAGGCAAAATTATACAAATAAAGAAATAGCGGAGATGATGGGCATTTCCGAAAGTACAGTTGCCACGCAACTATCTTTGGCCGTGAAGTTTATGCGTGAGCAGTTAATGAAGCATTATGATAAAATCGTTGCGCTTCTGTTTGCCTTTTTTTGTTAA
- a CDS encoding FecR family protein, whose amino-acid sequence MDKIHYKELIEKYFEGNIADTEIKELSDWIKNDRQLQNWWEQEFTKSDAAIDPILRDKLFARIKEGTLKHTSPRTKGVRTLPMIPWRWVAAILLPVCIAFFTYYLIDSSQMTSAPFIVKADKGDKATVELPDGTNVVLNSASQLSYLNNFGEKVRRVQLNGEAYFKVAPDEKHAFIVQVGDLEVKVLGTSFNVSAYEDAKDITVVLLEGKVGIYTQETSRMMKPGDKIEYNKTTHQLVATQVHPNDYIEWTKGNIYFEKESLENIMKTLSRIYDVEIRFDSNKLPKEYFTGTIPSGGIQNALNILMLTSPFYYEMDGSVIVLKEK is encoded by the coding sequence ATGGATAAGATACATTATAAAGAGCTGATTGAAAAATATTTCGAAGGAAATATAGCGGACACTGAAATAAAGGAGTTGTCCGATTGGATAAAGAACGACCGTCAGTTGCAAAACTGGTGGGAACAGGAGTTTACCAAGTCGGATGCCGCTATTGATCCGATACTGCGTGATAAACTCTTTGCACGGATAAAAGAAGGAACACTGAAACATACGTCACCGAGAACGAAGGGCGTGAGAACTCTCCCTATGATTCCTTGGAGGTGGGTGGCTGCTATTTTGTTACCTGTCTGTATTGCTTTTTTCACTTATTATTTGATCGATTCGTCGCAAATGACCAGTGCGCCTTTTATTGTCAAAGCAGATAAAGGTGATAAAGCTACAGTTGAATTGCCGGATGGAACGAATGTAGTGCTTAACTCAGCTTCTCAATTGAGTTATCTGAATAATTTTGGAGAGAAAGTCCGCAGAGTGCAACTGAATGGTGAGGCCTACTTTAAAGTCGCTCCTGATGAGAAACATGCGTTTATAGTGCAGGTAGGTGATTTGGAAGTAAAGGTATTGGGGACTTCCTTCAATGTATCTGCTTATGAAGATGCAAAAGACATTACGGTTGTTTTGTTGGAAGGGAAAGTAGGAATTTACACTCAGGAAACTTCGCGTATGATGAAGCCCGGTGATAAAATAGAATACAATAAAACCACTCATCAACTTGTTGCTACCCAAGTGCATCCCAATGATTATATTGAATGGACGAAAGGAAATATCTATTTCGAGAAAGAATCGTTGGAAAACATCATGAAAACTCTTTCACGGATTTATGATGTGGAGATACGTTTCGATTCGAATAAACTTCCTAAAGAATACTTTACGGGAACGATTCCTAGTGGCGGCATACAGAACGCCTTGAATATTCTCATGCTTACTTCGCCTTTTTATTATGAAATGGATGGCTCGGTCATTGTCTTGAAAGAGAAGTAG
- a CDS encoding TonB-dependent receptor, with protein sequence MENRTPFVKLPQSTAGRSKNWRTLRAICLLLFMSISLTAYSQITVDLKGISLRASLKKIEQVSNYKFFYSESLPELSWKVSLNVRDVTIDQTMTRLLEGMELTYKKEQENVIVLIRKTQSKQLTKKVTGTVVDANGEPIIGASIVIKGESHGTITDFDGKFALPDVPEKAVLTISYIGYKTVNLATTDQTLVKVVLEEDSKMIDEVVVVGYGVQSQKLVTTSISKVKMENIDQGNDYNPIKMLQGRVAGVNISSASGTPGETPNITVRGIGSVSGGSSPLYVVDGIPSEKYPNLNPNDIESMEVLKDASAAAIYGSRANAGVVLITTKSGQQGKTKIEVSGRYGFASLASDIEMANSTEYMNTMQAAIDNYNVQMGTNLQLYIPSQIQETDWVKEISRKNSKTGAGSISISGGNEKTTFFASLGANTQEGYLNKSKYDQYNMRAKFSHKINSIFKLNMNLAGSASRSDLLEETSTSLKVLRTAREEQPWYSPYKEDGTSYKVNGTDILRHNPLMLINEEDWVAKKYQLSGVFSIDVTPFKGFKYTPTVSAYGILDNVSKKLSDKHDARKNSSGWGALAQQKDQSFRYVIDNVFSYNNEWNKLIYSVMLGHSFEKYTYEQFGAKSDNYANGAYPSSSFDLINAGPNIYAGDISYTSYALESYFGRIALNWDNKYILNASLRSDGSSRFAKNKRYGYFPSASFAWRASNEGFFPKNKYVNDAKLRLSWGMTGSMAGVSNYAPLSLISAGGASYNGSAGFQISQDARALTWEKASQFNIGFDIEMFQSRLTLNVDMFYQKTTDLLFKKPVNASTGYTTLQSNIGSLENKGLELALNGKILTGKFKWDLGGNISFVKNKLLSLIEGSEMYVVPSSGSNLLGGSMHALINGEPISTFYMLKMEGIYQRDDEVPAKLYAKGVRAGDVRYFDYNEDGDITDADRVNVGKAIPDFYGGITSNFSYKGFDLSLFGQFSVGGKVMAAWRGVNGSEGTDHLGLALSNVKVGDRGESVEQFFNISKEVANGYWRGEGTSNSIPRPVRIGVHTGYDYDYNVQTSTRYLEDASYFKLKTVTLGYTLPESITKKIHVNSLRFYVSADNLLAFTKYSGYDPETSFSGSPGDSNYGVDFGLQPVLRTFIFGLNLNF encoded by the coding sequence ATGGAAAACAGAACACCCTTTGTGAAACTCCCTCAGTCTACAGCAGGGAGAAGTAAGAACTGGAGAACATTACGGGCCATTTGTCTGCTACTGTTCATGAGCATCTCTTTGACCGCTTATTCTCAAATAACGGTTGATTTGAAAGGCATCTCGTTAAGAGCCTCATTAAAAAAGATTGAGCAAGTTAGTAATTACAAGTTTTTCTACAGTGAGAGTCTGCCGGAATTGAGTTGGAAAGTTTCATTGAACGTTCGGGATGTAACGATCGACCAGACCATGACACGTCTTTTGGAAGGAATGGAACTGACTTACAAAAAAGAACAGGAAAACGTCATTGTGTTGATTCGTAAAACACAAAGTAAACAACTGACGAAAAAAGTAACCGGAACAGTTGTCGATGCCAACGGAGAACCCATTATCGGTGCAAGTATCGTGATTAAAGGTGAGTCTCACGGGACAATAACGGATTTTGATGGTAAGTTCGCATTGCCCGACGTACCGGAGAAAGCAGTCTTGACCATCTCTTATATCGGTTACAAGACAGTCAATCTTGCTACTACCGATCAGACATTGGTAAAGGTAGTACTTGAGGAAGATAGTAAGATGATCGATGAAGTCGTAGTAGTAGGTTATGGAGTTCAGTCACAGAAGCTGGTCACTACCTCTATCAGTAAAGTGAAGATGGAGAATATAGATCAGGGAAATGATTACAATCCGATTAAGATGTTGCAAGGTCGTGTGGCAGGTGTGAATATATCTTCTGCCTCCGGAACACCGGGTGAAACTCCCAATATAACTGTTCGTGGTATCGGTTCCGTTAGCGGAGGAAGTTCACCGCTGTATGTAGTGGATGGAATCCCCAGCGAAAAATATCCGAATTTGAATCCCAATGATATTGAGAGTATGGAAGTGTTGAAAGATGCGTCGGCAGCGGCAATCTATGGTTCGCGTGCCAATGCCGGGGTGGTGCTGATCACTACCAAATCGGGGCAGCAGGGGAAAACAAAGATCGAAGTATCCGGCCGTTACGGCTTTGCCTCCCTTGCCAGTGATATAGAGATGGCTAATTCAACGGAATACATGAATACTATGCAGGCTGCTATTGATAACTACAATGTGCAGATGGGAACCAACCTGCAACTGTATATTCCTTCTCAGATTCAGGAAACCGACTGGGTGAAAGAGATTTCAAGAAAGAACTCAAAGACGGGTGCCGGTTCTATCAGCATTTCCGGCGGAAATGAAAAGACTACTTTTTTTGCTTCCTTAGGAGCCAATACTCAGGAAGGCTATTTGAATAAGAGTAAGTATGACCAATACAATATGCGTGCTAAGTTCTCACATAAAATAAACAGCATCTTCAAACTAAATATGAATCTGGCAGGTTCGGCAAGTCGTTCGGACTTATTGGAAGAAACGAGTACCAGTTTGAAAGTATTGCGTACAGCCCGTGAGGAACAACCTTGGTATTCTCCTTACAAAGAAGACGGGACATCCTATAAAGTGAATGGAACGGATATTCTGCGCCATAATCCCCTCATGTTAATAAATGAAGAAGACTGGGTAGCAAAGAAATATCAGTTGTCGGGAGTATTCAGTATAGACGTCACCCCCTTCAAAGGTTTTAAATATACACCGACAGTGAGTGCGTACGGCATTTTGGATAATGTTTCAAAGAAGTTATCGGATAAGCACGATGCCCGTAAAAACAGTAGTGGTTGGGGAGCTTTGGCTCAACAGAAAGACCAGAGTTTCCGTTATGTGATTGATAATGTTTTCTCTTACAATAACGAATGGAATAAACTTATTTACTCAGTTATGTTAGGACACTCTTTCGAGAAATACACTTACGAACAGTTTGGAGCAAAGAGTGATAATTACGCCAATGGTGCCTATCCTTCGTCCAGTTTCGATCTCATTAATGCCGGACCGAACATCTATGCCGGAGATATCAGTTATACTTCCTACGCTTTGGAGTCTTACTTTGGTCGAATCGCCCTGAACTGGGATAATAAATATATCCTGAATGCCTCGTTACGCAGCGATGGTTCTTCCCGCTTTGCGAAGAATAAGAGGTATGGTTACTTTCCCTCGGCTTCTTTTGCATGGAGAGCTTCCAATGAAGGCTTCTTTCCCAAAAACAAATATGTCAATGATGCCAAACTGAGATTAAGCTGGGGTATGACAGGCAGCATGGCAGGTGTCAGCAATTATGCTCCGTTGTCGCTCATTAGTGCGGGAGGCGCATCCTACAATGGCTCTGCCGGATTCCAGATTTCACAGGACGCACGTGCGCTGACTTGGGAGAAAGCAAGTCAGTTCAATATAGGTTTTGATATCGAAATGTTTCAGTCTCGTTTAACCTTGAACGTTGATATGTTCTATCAGAAAACGACCGATCTGCTGTTTAAGAAACCTGTAAATGCAAGTACCGGATATACCACTCTACAGTCTAACATCGGTTCGTTGGAGAATAAAGGACTTGAATTGGCATTAAACGGCAAAATTCTCACCGGAAAATTCAAATGGGACTTGGGAGGTAATATTTCTTTCGTAAAGAACAAACTGCTCTCTTTAATTGAAGGAAGTGAAATGTACGTTGTACCCAGTAGCGGGAGTAACCTTTTGGGTGGTTCCATGCATGCTTTGATCAACGGAGAACCCATCAGTACATTTTATATGTTGAAGATGGAAGGCATTTATCAGCGTGACGATGAAGTTCCCGCCAAACTTTATGCCAAGGGAGTGCGTGCCGGTGATGTGCGATATTTTGATTACAATGAAGATGGCGACATCACCGACGCTGACCGTGTGAATGTAGGAAAAGCTATTCCCGACTTTTACGGTGGTATTACTTCGAATTTCTCATACAAAGGTTTTGATCTGTCATTATTTGGGCAATTTTCCGTAGGTGGAAAAGTGATGGCGGCATGGCGGGGTGTCAATGGTTCCGAAGGTACCGACCATTTAGGTCTGGCACTGTCTAATGTAAAAGTGGGCGACCGTGGAGAATCCGTAGAACAGTTCTTTAATATCAGTAAGGAGGTAGCCAATGGATACTGGCGCGGTGAAGGCACCAGCAACTCGATTCCCCGTCCTGTAAGGATCGGTGTGCATACCGGATATGATTATGACTACAATGTTCAGACATCCACCCGCTATCTGGAAGATGCTTCCTACTTCAAACTGAAAACAGTCACATTAGGATATACCTTGCCGGAATCCATCACGAAGAAAATTCATGTGAACTCTCTGAGATTTTACGTTTCGGCAGACAACTTGCTGGCTTTTACAAAATATTCGGGTTACGATCCTGAAACTTCTTTCTCGGGCAGTCCCGGAGACTCCAATTACGGAGTTGATTTCGGCCTGCAACCAGTGTTGAGAACATTTATCTTTGGTTTGAATCTAAACTTTTAA